One segment of Theobroma cacao cultivar B97-61/B2 chromosome 9, Criollo_cocoa_genome_V2, whole genome shotgun sequence DNA contains the following:
- the LOC18590368 gene encoding putative low molecular weight protein-tyrosine-phosphatase slr0328: MRPSMSNTTTRLSSSTVPLYLQFCHHSHLLSPRASFFIPLFPSTKYPSLQNPKSPAYPHQDPSISPAFGSLVKASMASSEPPTGAATETKPFSVLFVCLGNICRSPAAEGVFRDIVKKKGLDSKFNIDSAGTINYHEGNLSDPRMRAASKRRGIEITSISRPIRPSDFRDFDLILAMDKQNREDILEAFNRWKFRDTLPADAHKKVRLMCSYCKKHDETEVPDPYYGGPQGFEKVLDLLEDACESLLDNILAENSDIRGS; this comes from the exons ATGAGGCCATCTATGAGCAATACCACCACTagactatcatcatccacagtCCCTCTAtatttacaattttgccaCCACTCCCATTTGCTTTCTCCTAGAGCCTCATTTTTTATTCCGCTCTTTCCATCAACCAAATACCCATCTCTCCAAAACCCAAAATCCCCTGCATATCCCCACCAAGACCCCAGTATTTCTCCTGCTTTTGGGTCGCTGGTAAAAGCATCAATGGCCTCTTCAGAACCACCCACGGGGGCTGCCACTGAGACCAAACCTTTCTCTGTTCTGTTTGTTTGCTTGGGCAACATCTGCAGGAGTCCAGCTGCTGAAGGTGTCTTTAGAGATATTGTCAAAAAGAAAGGCCTTGACTCCAAGTTTAACATTGACTCTGCTGGCACCATTAATTACCATGAG GGAAATTTGTCAGACCCAAGAATGAGGGCAGCCTCAAAAAGGCGTGGTATTGAGATAACATCTATTTCAAGGCCAATCCGGCCATCTGACTTTAGAGATTTTGATCTTATTCTTGCGATGGACAAGCAAAATAGAG AGGATATATTGGAGGCTTTCAATAGATGGAAATTTAGAGACACACTTCCCGCTGATGCACATAAAAAG GTTCGACTGATGTGCTCTTATTGTAAGAAACATGATGAAACAGAAGTCCCAGATCCATACTATGGCGGACCGCAAGGTTTTGAGAAG GTTTTAGACTTACTTGAAGATGCGTGTGAATCATTACTGGACAACATCCTGGCAGAAAACAGTGACATTCGCGGTTCTTAA
- the LOC18590369 gene encoding alkaline/neutral invertase E, chloroplastic, translating to MAVSEAFLHLDPMLLFKSGANFGKQRNLGLVEFHYSLGTSQNGIKSYAFSSVGYYSTDRKNRTKRSCFSRCKCQKADSISEVTADDGRPTSLSINGRTNVNNAQEFELNQLLKSDKEGFANGDTNGVGTVIDSRKSIEEEAWDLLKESVVYYCGNPIGTIAASDTSSSSILNYDQVFIRDFIPSGIAFLLKGEYDIVRNFILYTLQLQSWEKTMDCHSPGQGLMPASFKVRTVPRDGDDSVTEDVLDPDFGEAAIGRVAPVDSGLWWIILLRAYGKCTGDLSVQERVDVQTGIKMILKLCLADGFDMFPTLLVTDGSCMIDRRMGIHGHPLEIQALFYSALLCAREMLASEDGSADLIRALNNRLVALSFHIREYYWIDMKKLNEIYRYKTEEYSFDAVNKFNIYPDQIPPWLVEFMPARGGYLIGNLQPAHMDFRFFSLGNLWSIVGSLATVDQSHAILDLVEAKWSELVADMPLKICYPALEGQEWRIITGSDPKNTPWSYHNGGSWPTLLWQLTVACIKMNRPEVAEKAVMLAERRICRDKWPEYYDTRRARFIGKQSRLFQTWSIAGYLVAKLLLANPSAAKILINEEDADLVNAFSCMLSANPRKKRGQKGFKQPFLI from the exons ATGGCTGTGTCAGAAGCATTTCTACATTTAGATCCTatgcttttatttaaatctggtgcaaattttggaaaacaaagaaatttagggTTGGTAGAATTCCATTATAGTTTAGGAACATCGCAAAATGGAATAAAGAGCTATGCTTTTTCGAGCGTTGGTTATTATAGTACTGATAGAAAGAACAGAACAAAAAGATCATGTTTTTCGAGATGCAAATGCCAAAAGGCTGATAGTATTAGTGAAGTAACAGCGGATGATGGAAGGCCCACTTCACTTTCCATAAATGGTAGGACTAATGTGAATAATGCTCAAGAGTTTGAGTTGAACCAACTCTTGAAATCTGATAAGGAAGGGTTTGCCAATGGTGACACAAATGGGGTTGGAACAGTTATAGATAGTAGGAAGTCGATTGAGGAAGAAGCGTGGGATCTGCTGAAGGAGTCTGTTGTTTACTATTGTGGTAATCCAATTGGAACAATTGCTGCAAGTGATACAAGCAGCTCCAGCATTCTGAACTATGATCAAGTCTTTATCCGTGATTTCATACCTTCGGGGATAGCTTTTCTTTTGAAGGGAGAGTATGATATTGTTCGGAATTTCATTCTATACACACTTCAGTTGCAG AGCTGGGAGAAAACCATGGATTGTCATAGTCCTGGTCAGGGACTGATGCCTGCCAGTTTCAAAGTGCGCACTGTTCCACGTGATGGTGATGATTCTGTGACTGAAGATGTCTTAGACCCTGACTTTGGTGAAGCAGCAATCGGGCGTGTTGCTCCAGTTGATTCTG gattatggtggattataCTATTACGAGCATATGGAAAATGCACAGGAGATCTTTCAGTGCAAGAGAGGGTTGATGTGCAAACTGGGATCAAAATGATCTTAAAGCTCTGTCTTGCTGATGGCTTTGACATGTTTCCAACTTTATTAGTGACAGATGGTTCTTGCATGATAGATCGTCGCATGGGAATCCATGGCCATCCTTTGGAAATTCAG GCACTTTTTTATTCGGCATTACTCTGTGCACGTGAGATGCTTGCTTCTGAGGATGGTTCAGCTGACCTTATAAGAGCCCTTAACAATCGTTTAGTTGCATTATCGTTTCACATCAGAGAATATTACTGGATTGACATGAAAAAGCTTAATGAAATCTACCGTTACAAGACAGAGGAATACTCATTTGATGCTGTTAATAAGTTCAACATCTACCCAGATCAGATCCCTCCCTGGTTGGTGGAATTTATGCCTGCCAGAGGAGGTTATTTGATTGGAAATCTGCAGCCAGCTCACATGGATTTCCGTTTCTTTTCACTGGGAAATTTATGGTCTATTGTAGGCAGTCTTGCAACAGTTGATCAATCACATGCCATATTGGATCTTGTTGAAGCAAAATGGTCAGAATTGGTGGCAGATATGCCATTGAAAATTTGTTATCCTGCTCTTGAGGGCCAGGAATGGCGAATTATCACAGGCAGTGATCCCAAGAACAC TCCCTGGTCATACCATAATGGAGGTTCTTGGCCAACTTTGTTGTGGCAG CTCACTGTGGCATGCATAAAGATGAATAGACCAGAGGTTGCTGAAAAAGCTGTCATGCTTGCTGAGAGACGCATATGTAGAGACAAGTGGCCAGAATATTATGACACTAGAAGAGCAAGATTTATAGGAAAGCAGTCGCGGTTGTTTCAAACATGGTCTATTGCTGGATACCTTGTGGCAAAGCTCCTCCTTGCTAACCCTAGTGCAGCAAAGATTCTTATAAATGAGGAGGACGCGGACCTAGTAAATGCGTTTTCTTGCATGCTCAGTGCCAACCCAAGGAAGAAACGTGGCCAAAAGGGATTCAAACAGCCCTTCCTCATATGA
- the LOC18590371 gene encoding hydroxypyruvate reductase → MSSKVDDKPITRVLFCGPHFPASQNYTREYLEKYPFIQVDEVALKDVPDHIGNYHLCVVLNMRLDSNVISRANQMKLIMQFGVGLEGVDVDAATRLGIKVARIPGDATGNAASCAEMAIYLILGLLRKQNEMQISVKQKKLGEPLGETLLGKTVFIMGFGNIGIALAKLLKPFGVKIIATKRSWATNLQVPVPKAAKTQNEIVDKLVDKKGRHGDIYELASYADIVVCCLSLTKETIGVVNKYFISSMKKGALLINIARGGLLDYEAVVHHLESEHLGGLGIDVAWTEPFDPDDPILKFKNVMITPHVAGITEQSFRSMAKVVGDVALQLHAGTPLTGIELVN, encoded by the exons ATGTCTTCGAAGGTGGATGACAAACCCATTACCCGCGTTCTCTTTTGTGGACCGCATTTTCCAGCTTCACAGAATTATACTAGAGAATACTTGGAGAAGTATCCTTTTATCCAG GTTGATGAAGTGGCCCTCAAGGATGTTCCAGATCATATTGGGAACTACCATCTCTGTGTTGTGTTAAACATGCGATTAGATTCAAATGTTATATCTCGTGCCAATCAGATGAAGCTAATAATGCAGTTTGGTGTTGGCTTAGAAG GGGTTGATGTTGATGCTGCTACAAGGCTTGGCATTAAAGTCGCCAGAATTCCGGGTGATGCAACTGGAAATGCTGCATCTTGTGCTGAAATGGCTATATATCTAATCTTGGGACTTCTCCGGAAACAg AATGAGATGCAAATTTCTGTAAAGCAGAAAAAGCTTGGAGAGCCTCTTGGGGAAACACTTTTGGGGAAAACG GTCTTTATAATGGGATTTGGAAATATTGGAATTGCTCTGGCAAAGCTCTTGAAACCATTTGGTGTTAAAATTATTGCTACAAAAAGGAGCTGGGCCACAAATTTGCAAGTTCCTGTTCCAAAAG CAGCTAAAACTCAAAACGAGATCGTTGATAAATTGGTTGATAAGAAAGGCAGACATGGAGATATTTACGAGTTAGCGAGCTATGCCGATATAGTTGTTTGTTGCTTAAGTTTGACTAAAGAAACA ATTGGCGTTGTAAACAAGTACTTCATATCTTCAATGAAAAAG GGTGCCCTTTTGATAAACATTGCTCGAGGTGGTCTTCTAGACTATGAGGCTGTTGTGCATCATCTTGAGTCTGAACACTTGGGAGGCTTAGGAATTGATGTTGCATGGACAGAACCATTTGACCCTGATGATccaattttgaaattcaagAATGTTATGATCACACCTCATGTTGCTGGCATTACTGAACAGTCTTTTAGATCAATGGCTAAG GTTGTGGGTGATGTTGCCTTACAACTTCACGCTGGAACTCCTTTGACAGGGATAGAATTGGTCAATTAA